TTATCTTACCGCATTCTCAAAACAACTTTATGGGGTAGGCATCTACACTCCCATTGtccagacaaggaaactgaggcacagagtgtgGCTCGGTAATGTGGGGTGTGGCAGAAAGCTCCAGACCAGGCTCAGTCCCAGCTCAGCCACTAACCTGCTGGAGCACCCTAGATGAGTCACTCCCCTCCCTGGGCCTACACTCACCCCACATCCCCATGATACAACATAAAGCGGTCCGCTCCAGTCTCCAGTCTCTCCCAGATTTCTGTTGCTGGGACTGTGACTTGCCCGGGGACCTGCTGGACAGCAGCTAGGGCAGGGTGCAGAAGCCCATCATTCTGTCCCCACTCTGAGCCCAACCCTGCTGTGAATCCCCAGGAGGGGGAGCGAGGCTGGAGGGATTAGGGAAGGGCCAGTGTGTGGGGCTGGGGAAACTTCTAGAGTTGAACACCTCCAGGACCCCAGTAGCCACAGCGGCATTGATAGCAGGAGGCAGCACTGCCCAGATGCTGGGCTGAGTGGGCACCAAGGCCAGAGAGCTGCTTATCAGCCATCATAGCCGCCCCGAGCCTGCACAGCTCACTGCCCCACAGAAATGTCTTTCTCCTGTGGCCAGAGTGGCCCTAAGCTCCTCGGGGTTCCTAGGACCTGTCACAGCTTCTGGGACCCCAACACGTGAGTGTACAAAGACCTGTTCTCCTCAAAGTGTAAATAATACTGTAAGGAAGGGCTGATATTCATTGACCACCTACTGTGGACCAGGCGCTGCTCTGAGCACTTGACATACATTGTTTCATTCAATCCAAACCCCAATCCACTAGGTCAGttttattcttcccattttacagagaaagacaagaaaggtTAAGTCACATAGATGGAACAGGCTGATGCCAGAATGGACACCCTCAGCTTCCTCAGCCGCCCCCAGGTTGACTCCATCACCGAGGGCCAGGGTCCCAGTGCCCGCAGGCTCTAGGAGCTGCTATTTGGCTGGGGCTCCCAGGAGAAGGTGAAGCTTAATGATTTATGGGTGATTAGCTGCAAGAATGCAAACGCAGAAGACACAAACCTTTATGCCCTGGAAATCTGTCACAAGCCAACCAGTTGTTTTCCATCCCTGTGAAGCAGGAGTAATTGGAGGTCTGACAGAAGAACTTCCCAGTTACCAGAAGGAGCAGCACTCACGCACTCTTAGTTTTGTGTGAGGTATTGCCCCTGCCTTGGTCAACAGTTCGAGTCAGAGAGAGGGGCACTGGGCACAATCCCCACCAGAAGTTCCCATTCACAAGACCCCGTGGGGGCTGGGAGAGGCCCTGGGGCAGCAGCCCTGGGGTAACCAAGGGAACAAACACGGAAAACCAGGGACGTCAGTCCTTATCTGGAGCTCATTAAATGGGGAACATCAGTCAGCTGTGAAGGCTAAGATAGGGTGATAGGCACGTGGGTGGGCTGGGATGGGGCATGGGGGCAGAGGCCACCATGGAGAAGAGGTATTGGCCTCAACGACTCCACCTCCCCACCACGTGCCCAGATCCGGGATGGAAGTACCCTATAAATGCCCACAACCCAGCCTCCCCAGAGGCCTTGAGAAAGAGAGCGGTAGAGAGCGAAAGAGAGTGCCCAGAGCCTCCTGGCCCTGAGACAGCCCGGCCAGCCACGCAGGACTCCGCAGCATGTGGGAGCTCCGCTCCATAGCCTTCTCCAGGGCCGTGTTCGCAGAGTTCCTGGCCACACTCCTCTTCGTCTTCTTTGGCCTCGGCTCGGCCCTCAACTGGCCACAGGCCCTGCCCTCTGTGCTACAGATCGCCATGGCATTCGGCTTGGGTATTGGCACCCTGGTACAGGCTCTGGGCCACATAAGCGGGGCCCACATCAACCCAGCCGTGACTGTGGCCTGCCTGGTGGGCTGCCATGTCTCCTTTCTCCGAGCCACCTTCTACGTGGCTGCCCAGCTGCTGGGGGCTGTGGCCGGAGCCGCTCTGCTCCATGAGATCACGCCAGCAGACATCCGCGGGGACCTGGCTGTCAATGCTGTGAGTAGCCACTACTTTGCCATCCACAAGGGGCAGATCCTGGGGAATCCCTTGTAAGGGATGAGATGGGAGGGATGGGCTCTgggtgaggtggggagagagatggagacagaggcagagagacagagagagacagagcctgGAGTCAGGAACATAGCCACCATAGGAGGGTCAGGATGAAAGGAGCAATGGTACCAGAGCAAAGGCAGGATGCAGACAGACTGCAGGCTTCTTCCACCCTGACCGTCGTGCAGGAAAAGCCTCATCTGGGTTTCTGTTGGACTCAATGCCTCTGTTATAGTGAGGACCAGGCTGTAACTCAGCAGGGGTTAGTGTCCCAAGCAGACATGCTTTCCAAGCTGCGGGGAGCCTTGGAGTGCTCATGACAGGGTCCTCAAGAGAGAAGAGGGGCCCAGCCTTTCTTCTGCTTTGAGGGTTTGCAGGCCCTATGGCAGGTGCTCCTTACAGGTCAGGCTCAGACACACCATAGCCCTACAAGCAGCAATGGGCATACTTCCTTCTCCAAACCCTGACAAGGTCCCCGGAGCCCATAAGCTGGCTGCTGATTACACGATACAGGTGCTAACTGGGCCCCGTGGGCCCTTCGGGAGCTGAGGGTGGTGCCACAGTCCCTTCCCCCATGTCCCACCCCCTTCCCCTCTTAGGTCTGTGTGGGCCCTGTGAATCCAAGAGACATGAGTGTGGAGGAACGACCTGTGCTCCCAACAGACCAACTCTCATTCTATACCCCCATCCTAAGCCAGGACAGCAAGTGCCTcttttgtgcctcagtctccagtATTTCCTGGCCTGTTCCATCCCTGGGCCACTGGACAAGAGTCCTGATGTCTCTGACAAGTCCTGCACAATCTCTGTGGCCACCCGCGTCTCTGCACAGGTAGCCCTTCCTCATTTGTGGGACAGGGGTATCCCAGTTAGGGaacttctctgttttgttttgtttttgagatggagtctcattctgttgcccaggctggagtgcaatggtacaatctcagctcactgcaacctccacctcaagtcattcgcttgcctcagcctcccgagtagctgggattacaggcatgtgccaccatacccagctaatttttgtatttttagtagagacagggttcaccatgttggtaaggctggtttcgaactcctaacctcaagtgatccacccgtctccacctcccaaagtgctaggattacaggtatgagccaccacaccaaggcTCTGTTCTTTAAAGAGGAAAATGTGACAAGGTTGGGGGCCAGGGGCCAAGGACAGGCTAGGTGGGCAAGCAGAGGAGCGGGCTCTTTTCCTCTGAGAACAAAATTAGTTCAGTTTACAGCAAGAAGAGGTCTAGTTAGACTGAAAAAGGAACTTCCTGAGAGCATGACCAGGAAGTTCTTCTGTAATAGCAGGGCACTGGGAGTGAGAGGCCATGGGAAACATGCAGTCCTCCTCCTCCATCATTTCACAACTGACTGGGGCCCTCAGAAGAGAAAGGTCTGGGAGGACTCCTCCATGCCACTTCTCAGCATTTACCACCTTGAGGACCTGGGGAGAACCCTGCCTGGATGTAATGGGGCAGTGGTGGGACCAACTTGCCCTGAGGCTAAAGAGAGCCAGATGATCCTCAAGACCATCCCATGTGTCCTTTGAGGACACTAAGAGCCAGCCTGGCCACCAGGAATTTAATCATTGACATGCACCTGCCCTGTGCCAGGCCAGCTATCATCTCATCATTGGTACAATGCTATAAGGGAAATTCTGTGGTTCCCCCCTATTGTGAGTGGCAAATTGAGGCTCAATAGTGAATTGATCCAAGTCACAGAACCAATAAGTCATTTCCAGTACTCCCACCATCCTCCAGAATCCATTTTGTTATCCCATTTCGCAGAACGAGAAACTGAGGCCAAATTAAATAGTCTCATGGCAAGTCAGAGGCCTCTAAAGTGTCTGCTTCCAAAGCTCTTTTCACTGTCCTCTAGAGACTCTGCATTGGACAACAACAGGAGGGATTGAGGTTAGACCCTAGAGAGACCCAAGGGTTCTGACCTGATGTCTCGGACCCAGGGGTGGGGGTTCAGGGCCTGGAGAAAGAGCGTGGGAGCTGAGAGCTGTCACTGTTCCACCCAGCACGGTGCCCAGTCCCAGAAGGCAGGGCGTAGGGCACAGGGTGACAAAACCCAAGGAGAAATCCAGTGCTGGGTGTGGCCCAGTTATGAAATCACCTCTTTACTCAGCCCCGAGTTCTCTCCTTACCCAAGGCAGGGTCTGCTGAGACCATGGGCAACCTACATGGGTGTGGAGGCACTGTCCGACACAGCTCCAGGGCCCTCACCCCAACCTCCATAGGATGTGCAGGGAGCAAACCAACAGGGCAAAGCTGAGGCCTGAAAGGCAGTGGAGAATAGACAAGGGTTAGGGAAAAAGGTGTATAGTGGACTCATAGCAGAAAGGGGCACACTAGGACCATCCCCTAGACCCAAGTCCTGTCCCTGGGAGCCATTTGACCTCAGGAAGACAGACCACGGGCCTCTCATTGCACCAGGGCCTGATGGTCTAGAGAGAGGGGAAGGTCTTCCTGCTAACCAGTCCAAAGCTTCCTGAGGCCGTTGAAACCTCTTCCGTTCTTGTTCTTCaggaaacagaaattctggatCTCAGCATCCTTTTTCTCTCACACTGAAGGATCCCAACCTCACCCCCAATCTAATGGGCTACAGAGTCAGTTTTCCTACCTCTGGCAGGGAAACCACGGGCATCCTGGGGGATCATGGGCTGCCTTTGGGCCAGGGCCCAACAAGAAGGGATCAGTTGTTCCAGCTAAGGTGTCTGGCAAGCCCAGGTGTTCTGGTTCCCAGCCCAGAGGCCCCCCTGGTGCCTTGACTGCAGGTGGACAGGAAGATGGAGCCAGAGAGGAGAGTGTGCTCAGTGTTCCCCTACCTGCCTCTTTGTCCCCAGCTCAGCAACAGCACGACAGCTGGCCAGGCGGTGACTGTGGAGCTCTTCCTGACGCTGCAGCTGGTGCTCTGCATCTTTGCCTCCACCGATGAGCGCCGTGGAGAGAACCCGGGCACCCCTGCTCTCTCCATAGGCTTCTCCGTGGCCCTGGGCCACCTCCTGGGGGTAGGTCATGGCCATAGGTTCCAGCCTCCCTGGaggaacagacacacagaccactccagagacagacacagagacccCAAGAGGGACACATACACAGAACTCTCAAGAGGAACAGACACCCCAGAGGTTTGACTCCCAGATACCCCAGAGGGACAGATATCACTCCAGCCCCCAAAGAATACAGAGCTCTTTAAATAAAACGTGAAGTTAATTGTCCATCACGTGGGTTCCCTTTAGGCTGAGGTCAAGCACTGCAGTGCGGGACAAGGACTTTCTGCCCTGTCCTcacctgccttctctctgtgATACCCTCCTCCCACTGCAGATCCACTACACCGGCTGCTCTATGAATCCCGCCCGCTCCCTGGCTCCAGCTGTCGTCACTGGCAAATTTGATGACCACTGGGTAATGGCTGAAACCCACTGCCCTCCCCTTCCCTAAAAGCCCATTTTAGAGGGAGAACAAGAGCTGGAATAGCATGGGATTGGGGCTCAGCAGCGGTACCTCAAACCCACCACACTCCTCCTGGTCCTGGGGAGCCTTGGGTTTCACCCCTCAGATCTGATGCCAAAGACTCAGTTTCCACAACTGTGAATGAGGATGACAACAGCTTACCTCACTGGCTTCTTGGGAACAGTAAGTGAGGCTACCGGTGTAACCCAGATAATGCAGTGTCTGGCACTTAGAACTCTACAAGTGGTAGTATTTAGCACTTATCTAATGCTTAGAATGTGGTGAGCCTTGTTCTGAGTGCCTTGCAAACATTAACTCATTCAATTTTCACAACCACCCTAGGAGATAGGCATTCTTATAGTGAAAGGCACAGAGATGGTAAGTAACTTGTTGAAGTACACACAGCATCTAAGTGGTGGAATCAGGATTCACACACAGGCAGTGGCTTCAAAATTCGCACCCTTAACCTCGCACTGATAAGGCTTCCCCAGCAGCTGGCGTTGTCGTTGCTAATTACATAAATAAGCATTTCACTAGATTAATGGCGGGGAGGAGGGGTGCGGCCGCAGAGTGTGCCACCGGGGCCTGCGGGCTCCGCGTGCCGGTGTAGGCTCGGGTGCCAAGCCATTCTCTCCGCTCGCCCCCAGGTCTTCTGGATCGGACCCCTGGTGGGCGCCATCCTGGGCTCCCTCCTCTACAACTACGTGCTGTTCCCGCCAGCCAAGAGCCTGTCGGAGCGCCTGGCAGTGCTGAAGGGCCTGGAGCCGGACACAGACTGGGAGGAGCGCGAGGTGCGGCGGCGGCAGTCGGTGGAGCTGCACTCGCCGCAGAGCCTCCCACGGGGCACCAAGGCCTGAGGGCCGTCAGCGGCCTCTACGGCCCCGATGGACGCGTGTGAGGCCCGAAGCAGAAGGGCCCACCCCGTCCCTCTTCTCCCCCAGGTCTGAAGTTGGCCCCCAGCGCAGAGTAGCTGCTTCCTGTACGTGCGCGCCGAGGCCAGTGCTGTGAGCAAGCGTAGAGGAGGCTGCCGGAGGGAGCCCTGAGCCTGGCAGGCCCCCTGCCCCGAGGCTGTGAGCAGCCAGTAGTGGATCCTCCAGCCTTTTGCAGGGAACTGGGAACTTGGGGGACTGAGCTGCGGAGGGAGGCAGGTGGGTGGTAAGAGCGAAACTCTTGAGAGCCTGCACCCAGGTACCGGGTGGGGAGTGTACAGACCCCTGCCTTGGGGGTTCTGGAAAGAGTGCAACTGGTTTTATTAGTGTGCAAGTGTGTTCATCCCCGAGTTCTCCTTTGTCCTCACATGCAGGGTTGTGCATGCCCCTGAGTGTGAACAGGTTTGCCTACGTTGGTGCAAGTGTGCATGGCTGGGGAATTCTCACTTCCCCTTGCACCCCTTCCTCCCCAACCTGCAATAAATCCACTTCTGCAGTGGATAAGTGTGGGTGCCAGTCATCctcaggggaagggaaggaggccaCTTTGAGAGGGCTGAAGGGAGGGCCTTGATTTCCAGCTGCAATCTGGCTTCTCCTGGAAAATGTCCCCTACCTGCAGCGCTGGGCCCCAGCGCTTTGGTGACCAAAGATTTCCTTTCTGTGGTGAGGGAGAACCTCTccaaagaggaagcaggcataTGAGTGTGCACACCTTCACGTGTGTGTATGCTGTGTGTGCCCAGGACCCCCATCTCCAGGGGTGCCCCAGATCCAGAGATTAGCCTCCCACTTCCGCAGAGAAAACAAAAGCCCTTTGTGGGACCCGGGCCTTTGTCTTGGGAGAGGGGGAGATTTGCAACTAGACACTTCTTGAAAGGAGACACTCAGTTTCCCAAGTCAGCCCTCTTGCCCAGCACACACCTATGGCTGGCTGGGCAAGGCACTCAGGCATGCAACCATGGGCACCAGGCAACACCCCTTCATCACCCATCTCATTCTCCCCAGTCCTCGGGCAGCAGCTCCTCTGCCCCAGGAACCtctgttccttctctctctgcctctccacaGCCTGTGATTCTCTGCTTCTGGCTCCTACCACTGAACAGTCATTGTGGATAGAGCAGCCTGTTGCGCTCAGGACCAGGGAAGGGAAATGACTTCTCCAGGCAGAGGCAGATCTGAGTCTAGAACCCAGGCTTCTAAATTTCTAGGCCAGTATGACTGTTCTCAAATGAGATTAACCGGGATTAAGTGAGATGACGCATGTAAAGATGCTGTGTAAACTGTAATTCTTAATACCATTAACACGCATTACTAgaatcattttcattatttctgcttCCTGGGGGAAGGATGCAGAAGGAGTTTGATGCTCAACATCCCTTACCTCCTTTCACTGATGGCCAAAGCAAAGGAGAGTCCTGGGAGCCTGCAAGATCCAGGCAGAAGGAGATGGGTTTGGGGCTGGCCCCATCCTGGTCCAGCCTCTTAACCTCTCCTTACCCTGCATGTGTGCCCTAtcttttctcccacctccttcctcccaccacccAGCCCCAtccattctctccttccctctccagcCTGCTGTATAAGTAATATGTGGGTCATACCTTGAATCCCCCACCCTCATGCTCTCTGTGGCCTCCATGCCTTCAAGACTTCTGTCTATATCTAGCTCACACTGCACCAAGCACCCACTGTGCGCCAGGCACTGAGTCTCtagcctctttctcctttctgcttcCATCCAAGAAAGACAGTGTATAAGGAACATCTCTGTAATTGTGTCTGATCTATGCTCTTTACTGTCTTCCTTGACCAAAGCTCTCTTTGAGGTCCAAAAAAGGCTGCCCCAGGCCATAGGTGCTATGGAGAGGACTCTCCCAA
This sequence is a window from Theropithecus gelada isolate Dixy chromosome 11, Tgel_1.0, whole genome shotgun sequence. Protein-coding genes within it:
- the AQP2 gene encoding aquaporin-2 yields the protein MWELRSIAFSRAVFAEFLATLLFVFFGLGSALNWPQALPSVLQIAMAFGLGIGTLVQALGHISGAHINPAVTVACLVGCHVSFLRATFYVAAQLLGAVAGAALLHEITPADIRGDLAVNALSNSTTAGQAVTVELFLTLQLVLCIFASTDERRGENPGTPALSIGFSVALGHLLGIHYTGCSMNPARSLAPAVVTGKFDDHWVFWIGPLVGAILGSLLYNYVLFPPAKSLSERLAVLKGLEPDTDWEEREVRRRQSVELHSPQSLPRGTKA